The DNA segment CCTGCTGgttttattaataattatattattttttgtttgctttttttgtatccTTCGGCGAAGTGCTATTGTAATGTCATAGTGTCCGATCTGTCTCAGCTCAGAGTGAAACGCAATTAAACCAACGGCGATGACGTCAAATTAGTGGCTAAGCATATCCCCTCTTCTTTTACTGCTTTCATCATATTCTGTTTGGTTTCGTCGCCGTTTTTCACCCCCTGTCGAGGAAGCTTTTTCTTtcgactctctctctcccgacTCTCGATATGACACCGAATGATCCTCAAATGTAGCAGCGGCGAGGGGGGATAGTAAGAGCTTATCGCGTACTTCACGATATAGTGCAAGGGCCGACAATCCACCCCCGTGGACTTGTGTAATCCttcgtcgaaaaaaaaaacaacaactcaataaaataaacctgCAAAATCTTTGCGCTACAACAACATGTGGCCTTTGATCCGTTGCGACCTAGAACTCCCGCTTCCCGTGGGGATTAGGGAACAAGTGACCCCCCGCCGGTATGTATCTCACATacacccaaaaacaaaacagcaacaacataaaacaaaacatacaatcATGCCCCTATATCGCTTCCACCGACCGTTTCGATGTACATCTTTTCTCAATCCATTATTATAAGCGGggtatgtgcgtgtgtatgacGCGCTAGAGGtggcggggggggggcagAAGGTTGGGCCGTAGGGCTGCCACACACGAAAACAGGGCAGCCACCCTCACCCAGAGCAAACGTTGTTCTTCTCTTCTGCTGCCGCTGTTTCTGGTTACATTGCGGGAGAGGAACGCGGGCCGCGCACACGGCGACCACGAGACGGGCGCGCACAATGCTCCCCATTTAGTACAGACCGCAGCCGCGCAGGTTGTTCGCTATGATAACGTCGGTGACGGCGTCGAACACGAACTGGATGTTGTTGGTGTCCGTTGCACATGTCATGTGGCAATAGATTTCCTTTGATGTGGACTTATTTTTAGCCTCGAACTGCGCCTGAATGTAGGCTGCCGCCTCACCGTACTCCTGTCCACCTGCAGGGGAGGGAAAACAGACACAACAAGAAAGCACATTGTTAGCGATGGATAAAGCTCGTGGCTTTGCGGTTGTGTTTCCGCTTCGACGTGCGGTGGATAGAACGTACCCGTATACTCCGGGAAGCAGATTGTCAGCGGACTTTTCCGGATTTTCTCCTCGAACAGATCCTTCTTGTTCAGAAATAGAATGATTGAGGTATCGGTGAACCATTTGTTGTTGCAGATCGAGTCGAACAGCTTCAGCGACTCTTGCATGCGGTTCTGGTGTGgggaaaaaaagaggaaagaaaacattaaacattaaatacGCATTACGCTCTAGAAGTGGGTTAAACAGGCTACGTGCGACGATCGCGTAATAACATGCGCGATTCGACCCCAACTGCTGAAATGGGTTTGTGAAtccttattttacttattGTAAAAGCCTACTCTTCCCCCCATCCACTTCCTTCTCCCttttttaccaccaccacagggGTGGGGACTTTCGTAATCGGAGGTCAAAGGGATACCACGCTTTTTGGTGAAACTTTAGCACGTTGGGTAACGCACCACGGCCAAAACAGGGCCAATTGCGTAAGCTCGCTTTTCGCACCAAACCAGTTCCGTTCAATGCTGCTGCCGGGAGAGGAAATAAAATCACCTAAAACAGTATCCTTTTATCCGTTATGCAACGGTGGTTTGAATACAATTCAGCGctttttttcagttttcttTGTATATGTGCACACCGTTTGCAGGACTTGTTTGGTCTGCATTTtatctaaaacaaaacaacaacgacgcACCCTGCCAGCAGGCTGtgtaccaccaccgccatgTCTGACCTACTTAAAAATGCACCGGATCGGGGGTATCGCATGCACATTGCAAGCGAGGTGGCGGGCGGGAGGGAACGCATTCTCCACAGcataaaatgataaattaatatttaaccACGCCAATCCGATGTGAGTGATGATTATTGTGTGTGACGTCAAATTAAACACTTCACGCACACCGgtgtgattttaattttatggcTAGGGGGGGGATCTTCCCGCGCCCTCTTACATAAGTGCCACACACAAGCACGCCGTTTTTACCCGTCTACCCCATACCGTGGTTGCTTACCGTGGTTTCATCTTCGTGTAACACCTGGTCGTACTCCGACATGGCCACGCAAAAGATGATGGCGGTGACGTCCTCGAAGCAGTGGATCCACTTCTTTCGCTCCGACCGCTGGCCACCGACATCGAAGAGCCTGgggaaaaaatgtgtttacaTAGCATAATTAATTAGATTCATGTTCGACCTAGGAAGAACCGATCTGGTTAGAACTCCCACCAGTACTTACTTGAAGTTTAAGTTCTTGAAGGAGAAGTGCACCTCCACGATGCCGGTAGTTTTGACACGCGTCCGTAGGATGTCCTGCTCCGTCGGCTGATAGTCCTTGGCACCCAATCGGTCAAGGTCGTCCAGGAAACTGGGTAGTGGATGGAAGAGTGAAGAGTGAATTAAGCATTGCACTTCATTCTAATTTCTTGATGTGAGAGAGGAAAGAGAGGGTTCGTGTTCGCGCTCCTGTTGCGTGAAAATCTGGGACAACATTGCCACTGTGACAaaattagtgatgggaaaaatgaagtttttgtcggaatcgattccggctagcttcgaagttttctggaatctggaatcgaatccggaatcggctccggaattggttccggaattggctccaaaatcaaattcggctccggaatcggaatcagctctggaatcggaatcggctccggaatcggattcggTTCGGGAATctgaatcagctccggaatcggaatcggttccggaatcggaatcggttccggaatcgaagacggtttcggcatctccataacAAGAGCAGTTTGGATCtaatgatgctacgtattgatagccacaaagaatcaaaatttaattgTAAACGAgtcattctcatggagattcccggactgattttgctactgaaacttcttatttcaagtcaataactgattctcattccggttATTGGAACAAAAGTTATCGgaacaaattgcgattcccaagtcgattccgattccggagccgattttgattccgaaatctattccgattctggaatcgaaTCCGGATttagctccggaattggctccggattcaactccggaatcagctccggagtaaaatccgaaatcggctccggagtcaaatccggaatcggctccggagttaaatccggaatcgactccggagtCAAATCCGGATCGGCtgcggaattggaatcggctccagaattgattccgaacaccaAATcagaatcgggtaggtccgattccgagctcccaccactatgGCACAGGGCCGAACAGGAGACTCTAATGCAGAGCGCGATCGTCTTGTCTGCAATCAAACCACCCGTTGACGGAATTCCCTCATTATGAGGGAAAGAGCATTGCGAAACAGCAAAAGATCAATGATTCAATAAATCGCGACTCACGCCATGTATGACCGGGCACTAGCTCTTCACTTCATTGGGACGGAGGGGCAGCAGTTTGCAGGTAATGAACTAGCGCGTACAGTGGATTACGGATagtcaagcagcagcagcagcagccgccccgtgcacacacacgccgttTGGATCGCTTTGCTGGCCTGGTCACACATTCTTAGCCCTTTGGCGCTTGTAGCCATCGGTGCAGTGGATGGATTATTTAACCGTCGAACCCAGCCAGTTGGAACTGGACAACCACTGGGCGGTGCGCCGACCGACACGGAAAGcaacccacacaaacacacacatacacaccgctTATGAAACCGTTTACGTCAAAAGAACGAGGACATGGAGATGGCATCGAACTTTGGCAAACTCCCTTTTGGTACCATGACACCATGGAGAAGAAGGTGAGGAGCAGTTTGACGACGGTTGGGTTGTACGACGAGTTAGCTGGTTCGTTTCGCGCGTGACGCCATCCAGATTCTGTCTCCCCGGTGtcgtagtagtggtggtggtggtggtcggaaAAACGGGTTATCAGctttgcagaaaaaaaaaaccattggGAAATAGGGAACGGTACAGTGATGGGGGAAAAGCAGCAAGCACACGGCGACGATGACACAAAAACGGTTCGTGGCCCAAGCCACCGAGGGAAAGCAAATGCACGAATGTGAACGTGCCAACCAACGACAGCGACATGCGGCGGGGCTAATCAGTTCGGTGCAGT comes from the Anopheles coluzzii chromosome 2, AcolN3, whole genome shotgun sequence genome and includes:
- the LOC120953849 gene encoding G protein alpha o subunit isoform X1 codes for the protein MGCAQSAEERAAAARSRLIERNLKEDGIQAAKDIKLLLLGAGESGKSTIVKQMKIIHESGFTSEDFKQYRPVVYSNTIQSLVAILRAMPNLSIAFGNNERECDAKMVFDVVQRMHDTEPFSEDLLLAMKRLWSDSGVQECFCRSNEYQLNDSAKYFLDDLDRLGAKDYQPTEQDILRTRVKTTGIVEVHFSFKNLNFKLFDVGGQRSERKKWIHCFEDVTAIIFCVAMSEYDQVLHEDETTNRMQESLKLFDSICNNKWFTDTSIILFLNKKDLFEEKIRKSPLTICFPEYTGGQEYGEAAAYIQAQFEAKNKSTSKEIYCHMTCATDTNNIQFVFDAVTDVIIANNLRGCGLY
- the LOC120953849 gene encoding G protein alpha o subunit isoform X2; protein product: MGCTSSAEERAAVARSKQIERNLKEDGIQAAKDIKLLLLGAGESGKSTIVKQMKIIHESGFTSEDFKQYRPVVYSNTIQSLVAILRAMPNLSIAFGNNERECDAKMVFDVVQRMHDTEPFSEDLLLAMKRLWSDSGVQECFCRSNEYQLNDSAKYFLDDLDRLGAKDYQPTEQDILRTRVKTTGIVEVHFSFKNLNFKLFDVGGQRSERKKWIHCFEDVTAIIFCVAMSEYDQVLHEDETTNRMQESLKLFDSICNNKWFTDTSIILFLNKKDLFEEKIRKSPLTICFPEYTGGQEYGEAAAYIQAQFEAKNKSTSKEIYCHMTCATDTNNIQFVFDAVTDVIIANNLRGCGLY